DNA from Anaerolineales bacterium:
TTCGAGGGCAACCCGGCCAAAATCGCCGAGGCAGCCCAGCAGGCCGGCTTGCGCCATATGCTGATCAAGGTGGCGGATGGCGTCTACGGCTACAACATCACCAACGGGGTCGATATGGTTCCCGATCTGGTGGCCGCGTTGCGAGCGCGTGGCATCTCCCCGTGGGGCTGGCAGTACATCTACGGCGTAAACCCCACCAATGAAGCGCGGCGTGCGATTGCCCGGGTGAACCAACTCGGCTTGGATGGCTTTGTGGTGAATGCGGAGAAGCAATTCAAGGCGGCCAACATGGCGAAAGTGGCCAAGGCCTACATGAAAGAGCTGCGCAGCGGCCTACCCAAGCTCACCATCGGGCTCAGCACTTACCGCTACCCCAATTTGCACGCACCCTTTCCGTTCACTACCTTCCTGGAGTATTGCGATATCAACCTGCCGCAGGTGTATTGGGTGGGCTCCAGCAACCCGGCGCAGCAACTGCAGCGTTCGATCAACGAGTATAAGGCGCTCAAACCCAACCGCCCGATCGTGCCCACCGGGGCCGCCTATGGGGAAGGCAGTTGGTCGCCCACCGGGCAGCAGATCCTGGAATTCTTGCAGGCGGCGCGCTCACAAGGCTTGGCCGGCGCGAGCTTCTGGGAGTGGCAAACCGCTTACCTGAAACCGGATGTGTGGAACGCCGTGCGCCAATACAACTGGGAGACACCGCAGGCTCCCGTGCCGCCGCCCGTGGTACCGGCCCCGCCAGCCCCCACGCCTCCGGCACCGGCCCCCGCCCCGGTGAAGCCGGTTACGCCCACCGTGCGTGACCCGCGCGCCCAGCAGGCCCTGGCGATTGGCCAGCGCCTGATCGCCGCGCTGAATTCCGGCAAAGCCAATCAGGTAGTCTTTTTGTACGAAGAAGATGGCCATTTGGCGTGCAACGGCCAAGGGCGCACGGGATCGCGCGAGCTGTATAGCTGGTACGTGAACCTATTCAAAGACACGTTTCCTAAGGCCACTTTCCGGCTGGTGGATTCGGGAGTGTATGGCGAGTTCTTACGGGTGGTGTGGAGTGCTACGTTGGCGAATGGCAAGATGGCGCGCGGCACCGATCTGATCCGCATGGACCGCGAGGGCAAGCTGATCGCTCACCACAACGTTGCCTTTAGCGTCTCCAAGGTCATGGAGCGCAGCCCGGCCTGAAGCTAGCTTTGTTCCAGCGTGATACCCAGGTGTGTGGCCAATTGGTACACAAAGCTGGTTTGCGCCATATTTAGCTTCAGCACGGCTTCAGGCAAAGAGAACCAGGTAGCCTGCTCTACCTCTGGGAAGCTGGCGCGCTTGCCTGAGCGCGGCGGCCATTCCATCTCAAATTCAATGCTGTGCGCGGCAGCCGCATCCAGATCCCCTTGCACCGCCCAGGCGCTCACTTGCTTGCCGCTGCGTTGGATCACGGGTTGCAGCGGGATGAAGTCCCCCTCGACCTGAAAACCCGTCTCCTCCCAAAATTCACGCCGTGCCGCCGCCAACGGCTCCTCGTCTGTATATTCCCCTTTGGGAATCGACCAGGCGCCCAGATCCTTATTCTTCCAAAATGGGCCGCCCGGGTGCACTAACAGCACTTCGGCCCGGCCATCATTCAAACGATACATCAAGATTCCTGCGCTGGTTTTTGACATCCGCATGATTATACGCCGGCGAATCTCTGGATTCTCACCATACAGAGGAGCGACTCTGCAAGCACCCCCCATACACGGCGATTGACTCTTTTAGCTCTCTTGTTCTATACTCTAGCCATCTTAGAACAGATGTTTGGCCGTGAAGGCCAGAGGAGAACAAGAAATGGTCAATAAAGGATTACTTCGCAATTTCAGTGTTCCGGGTTTTATTCAGCGCAATCTGGTGTGGGGCCTGCTGGTAGTTGCGGCGTTGCTGGCCTTTGAGCTGTTCAACTTCAGCACCACCGAATTTGCCCTGCACGACCTGCTGGGCGATCTGCGCTTTGGCGGCGTAGCCTGGGCTTCGATCCTGGCGGTGGCCTTCTGCGCCATCGATTTCGCAGGCATCGCGCACATGTTTGCCAATCACACCGATCTGCGTAGCCAGCAGCTCTCTGACACCTGGTACCTGTTCGCCGCCTGGTTGCTGGCCGCCACGATGAACGCTACGCTGACCTGGTGGGGCGTCTCCATTGCGCTGGTCAACAGCCCGGCGCTGGGCGAAGGGTTGCTGGATATGGGCACCCTGCTGGCGGTGGTTCCCGCCTTCGTGGCTGTATTCGTCTGGCTGATCCGCGTACTGACCATCGGCACACTGATCAGCTCGGGCGGCAAGTTGTTCACGCAGAGCCAGCGCAGCATGCCGCCGACCATGCGCCGCAGCCAGCCGGCAGGCAGCCGCGCCGCACAGCCCGCCATGTACAACGGGTTGGTAGGCCACAGCCAGGCCAAGCCGGTACAGCAGCACAGCTATCAGTACGAGGACATCGAAAGCTAGGCTGTGTCTGCGCAGAACCGTTCTTTCGTGCAGTACCAGGACCGAGAGGCAGGCCAGGCGAGTGGCTGCCTCTCGGTCTTGCTGTTCCCTCCGGTAAGCGTGCTAATTTTTGGTTCGTTGTTATTTTGGGGGCTGCTGAATTTACCCATCACCCGCCTGCTCAGCAGGCCATTGGAAAATACCCGCCCGCCGGCCAGCCAAAGCGCTGTGCCGGTTTCAAGCTCCGCGCTGGCACATGTATTCACCCCGCAGGTCTTGCGCTGGGAGCCCCAGATCCTGGCATGGGCGGCCGAGAATACGCTCGACCCAAATTTGGTGGCGACTGTAATGCAAATCGAATCATGCGGTGACCCGCGCGCCCTTTCCGGCGCCGGCGCCCAAGGTTTGTTTCAGGTGATGCCCTATCATTTTGCCAGCGGCGAGGATGCCTTCGCCCCGGAGACCAATGCCCGCCGCGGCCTGGCCTACCTACGCAAATCATTGAGCCATTTCGATGGGGACGCCAACCTGGCGCTGGCCGGCTACAATGGCGGCATCAACGGCGCCAGCCGGCCCAGCAGCGCCTGGGCACAAGAGACGCGTGACTACCAGTATTGGGGCAGCCACATCTACGCCGATGCAGTTGCCGGGCGCAGTGAGAGTGCGGTACTGCAGGAGTGGTTAGCCGCCGGCGGGGCTAGTCTATGTGCTCAGGCGGAGCGCCAGGCGGCGTTGCCTTAGCCGCCACGGGGAAGGTAGTTTCTAAGCGCAGGTCAGAGGTTGTATCCGGGCAGTTCTCATCGGCCAGCGGCAAACGGATAGTGAAGGTGCTGCCACGATTGGCGCGTGATTTGACTTCAATCTCACCGCGATGGTTGCGCACGATCCAATAGGCGATCGAGAGGCCCAGGCCAAACCCGGCCCCATCTTTGCCCCGCGAGCGCGATTTATCGCCACGATAGAAGCGCTCAAACACATGCGGCAAATCCGCGGCTGGGATGCCCAGCCCGGTATCGCGCACCGCCAGCTTGGCTTCCTGTGCATCTTTCGATAGGCTGGCGGTCACCACGCCACCTGGCTTGGTGTACTTGATGGCGTTGGCCACTAAGTTCAGCACCACTTGGCGCAGGCGATCGCGATCACCACACACCAGCACCTGATCAATTTTGCCAATCTCCAGCTTGACCGAATCGCCAGCCAGCACGCGCACCTGGTTGAAGACTTCGAGCAGCAAGCTATCCAACTCCACCCGCCGCCGGTCCATAGGCAATTTGCCCGATTCGGCCTGCGCCAACACCAGCAGGTCTTCCACCAAGCGCGAAAGGCGCACCACCTCTTGCTCGATGCTGTGCATCGATTCTTCGTCCATCTTGCCAATGCGGCGCATCAGATCCAGATTGCCGCGCACCACGGTGAGCGGTGTGCGCAACTCATGGCCAATATCGGCGACGAAGCGACGCTGCGTAGTGAAAAGCTTCTCCAAGCGCGCCAGGGTGTCGTTGAATGCGGTGATCAGCCGCCCCACCTCGTCCTCGGGATCCGAGGGAGGTGGAATGCGCCGCGAAAGATCATCGGCCCGCGTGATTTGCAAAGCCGTGTCCGTGATCGTCGCCAGCGGGGCCAGCGCCCGGCGCCCGGTGACCAGGCCGAGCATGCCGGCGATCAGGATGGCGATAGCGCTGAGCAGCGCCAGATAGCGCACCAGGTCAGCTCGCAGCGCATCAAAGATGCTGAGCGAGGCGCCGCTCTGCAGCACGCCAACCCGCTGGCCGTTGGAGTGCAGCGGCACGCTAAGCACGCGGTAGGGGATGCTGCTGATGGTGACATTGGTGAAAGTACGTTCATCAGCCTGCATGGCGCTGGCATCCAGCGGCTGCATCAGCGGGCTTTGCGGGTCCACCGTTTGGGTGACGCCGACCAATTGGCCGCTGGTGTTCCACACCTGGCTGATGACGCTGGAATCGAAGGAAACGCGTTGGATAAAAATAATGTCGCCCTGTTCATCCACCCGGGCGACAAACAAAAGATCGCGGGCGGCGCGCTCCAGGGCGCTATCCACCTGGCGAAGCTGGACTACAGAAATGAGGCCATAGACGGCCAGCCCAAAAAGGACCAGCACGGCCGCCAGCACGAGGGTGTAATACAAGGTGAGGCGGGTACGCAGCGACATTTACTCATCTTCGCGCAAGACATACCCCATGCCGCGCACGGTATGCAGTAAACGGCTCTCCTTACCAACCTCGAGCTTTTGGCGCAAATAGCGCACATACACTTCAATAATGTTGCTCTCGCCACCAAAATCATAGCCCCACACATTGTCATAGATCTGTTCGCGGGTCAGCACTTGGCGCGGGTTGCGCAAAAATAGCTCAAGCAGCTCATATTCTTTGGCGGTCAGGTCGATCACGCGCTCGCCGCGTTGCGCACGGCGCGTGCCGGTATCCAGGGTCAGATCACCAAACGTGTAGGATTTTTCCTTGGGCACCTGGGTACGCCGCAGCAGAGCACGAATGCGCGCCAGCAACTCATCCAGGTTAAAGGGCTTGACCATGTAATCATCGGCGCCGGCATCCAGGCCTTGCACACGATCATTGACCGAATCTTTGGCAGTAAGCATCAAGATGGGGATCTTGCCCATGGTGCGCAGACGCTTGCACACCTCGAGGCCGTCCATCCCCGGCAGCATCCAATCCAGAACCACAAGATCGGGGCGATTGCCGCCGGCCAGGGCCAGGCCCTTTTGGCCGTCCTCCGCGGTTTCTACTTCGTATCCCTCATAGCCGAGGCCACGACGCAGGAAAGCCAAAATGGCTTCATCATCTTCAATTACGAGTATTCGAGCCGCCATACGTGCTCTCCCTGATCACTTTTGACTATATCATAGCGCACGCCTGCCGCCTGCTGGGTGAGCGCCAGCTAAAAGCCGCTGGCCGGCACGTGCAAACAAAAACAGCCGCCGGAGATCCGGCGGCTGTTTTGTTTTGCACGTGCAGAAACTTAGGCCAGCTCGACAACCGCGCCAGCGGCTTCCAGCTTGGACTTGGCGTCCGCGGCAGCTTCCTTGCTGGCGGCTTCGAGCACCTTGGCGTTACCGGCCTCGGCCATGTCCTTGGCTTCCTTCAGGCCCATGTTGGTGAGCTGGCGGATGACCTTGATGACCTCGATCTTCTTGGGACCGGCGTCCTTGACGATCACATCGAACTCAGTCTTCTCTTCACCAGCGGCGGCAGCGCCACCACCAGCAGCGGGAGCAGCGGCTACAGCTACGGGAGCGGCAGCGGAAACACCCCAAGCCTCTTCCAACTTCGAAACCAACTCAGCCGCTTCCACTACGGTCAGCTTACCCAACTCTTCTACCAATTTGCTAAGATCAGCCATTTTTCAATATCTCCTTCGATATTCTGATTGTTTGATGTTATGCCGTTGCTTTTTCAGCATTGGCCTTGATGACCTGGGCAACACGGCGGCCCGGTTCATTCAACAAGCGCACCAACTGCGTGGCGGGCGTATTGAGCAGTGCCAGGAACTGGCTGCGCACGACCGGCAGGGCCGGCAGCGTGGCCAGGCGGGTCACGTCTTGCTTGCTCAGATAGTCTTTGCCGAGAAAGCCGGATTTGATCTTTACGGCTTCTTGCTCTTTGGCAAAGTCTGCCAGGGCCTTGGCTACGCCAGGGGCATCCGAGAACGCCAGCCCGATGGCCGTGCTGCCGAGCAGGTCGGCTTCAGGCACGTCGTACCCGGCGGCTTTGAAGG
Protein-coding regions in this window:
- a CDS encoding NUDIX domain-containing protein, which translates into the protein MSKTSAGILMYRLNDGRAEVLLVHPGGPFWKNKDLGAWSIPKGEYTDEEPLAAARREFWEETGFQVEGDFIPLQPVIQRSGKQVSAWAVQGDLDAAAAHSIEFEMEWPPRSGKRASFPEVEQATWFSLPEAVLKLNMAQTSFVYQLATHLGITLEQS
- a CDS encoding transglycosylase SLT domain-containing protein, yielding MENTRPPASQSAVPVSSSALAHVFTPQVLRWEPQILAWAAENTLDPNLVATVMQIESCGDPRALSGAGAQGLFQVMPYHFASGEDAFAPETNARRGLAYLRKSLSHFDGDANLALAGYNGGINGASRPSSAWAQETRDYQYWGSHIYADAVAGRSESAVLQEWLAAGGASLCAQAERQAALP
- a CDS encoding HAMP domain-containing protein; translation: MSLRTRLTLYYTLVLAAVLVLFGLAVYGLISVVQLRQVDSALERAARDLLFVARVDEQGDIIFIQRVSFDSSVISQVWNTSGQLVGVTQTVDPQSPLMQPLDASAMQADERTFTNVTISSIPYRVLSVPLHSNGQRVGVLQSGASLSIFDALRADLVRYLALLSAIAILIAGMLGLVTGRRALAPLATITDTALQITRADDLSRRIPPPSDPEDEVGRLITAFNDTLARLEKLFTTQRRFVADIGHELRTPLTVVRGNLDLMRRIGKMDEESMHSIEQEVVRLSRLVEDLLVLAQAESGKLPMDRRRVELDSLLLEVFNQVRVLAGDSVKLEIGKIDQVLVCGDRDRLRQVVLNLVANAIKYTKPGGVVTASLSKDAQEAKLAVRDTGLGIPAADLPHVFERFYRGDKSRSRGKDGAGFGLGLSIAYWIVRNHRGEIEVKSRANRGSTFTIRLPLADENCPDTTSDLRLETTFPVAAKATPPGAPPEHID
- a CDS encoding response regulator transcription factor — its product is MAARILVIEDDEAILAFLRRGLGYEGYEVETAEDGQKGLALAGGNRPDLVVLDWMLPGMDGLEVCKRLRTMGKIPILMLTAKDSVNDRVQGLDAGADDYMVKPFNLDELLARIRALLRRTQVPKEKSYTFGDLTLDTGTRRAQRGERVIDLTAKEYELLELFLRNPRQVLTREQIYDNVWGYDFGGESNIIEVYVRYLRQKLEVGKESRLLHTVRGMGYVLREDE
- the rplL gene encoding 50S ribosomal protein L7/L12, with protein sequence MADLSKLVEELGKLTVVEAAELVSKLEEAWGVSAAAPVAVAAAPAAGGGAAAAGEEKTEFDVIVKDAGPKKIEVIKVIRQLTNMGLKEAKDMAEAGNAKVLEAASKEAAADAKSKLEAAGAVVELA
- the rplJ gene encoding 50S ribosomal protein L10 produces the protein MALSKEKKQSIAAQYEQWLGDAEAVFLAEYSGLSMPAFDELRKRIREVGGEFHVIKNTLGRRAFKAAGYDVPEADLLGSTAIGLAFSDAPGVAKALADFAKEQEAVKIKSGFLGKDYLSKQDVTRLATLPALPVVRSQFLALLNTPATQLVRLLNEPGRRVAQVIKANAEKATA